AGCGGGGGCATGTACCTCTGATCGCGCGCCCGGCGGGGCCGACATCGGTCTGGTCGTGTCCCCGTGGGGGTGGTGCGACGGCCGCAGGATCGGCTACGGTGACCGGATCACTTTGGTCCAATTCGGATCGAAGTGGTTGGGCCCGGTCACGGGCCGTCGACCGCCCCTGACGTCCCCGGGAGCCCTTGCATGCGGCAGACCTCCGCCCAGATCGACCACGCCATCCTCGACGTGGCGGCCGGCATCTTCGCGACGCACGGCTTCGCGCACACCTCGGTGCAGCAGATCGCCGATGCCGTGGGCTACTCCAAGCCCGGCCTCCTGCACCGCTTCGGCAGCAAGGAGGCGCTGCACCGCGCGGTGCTCGCCGAGGTCCAGGAGACGGTCGAGGAGGTGGTCGCCCTCGCGACCGCCCACCACCACCACACCGACCAGCTCCAGCTGGTCCTCGACCTGGTCACCCGCCGCGCCCTCGAGCGCCCCGGCATGGTCCAGATGATGCTGCGGTCCTTCGACCCGGTCAGCCAGGAGCCGGGCATCGAGAAGGTCCAGCACGCGGGCTACCGCCTGATCGACAGCCTCGACGCCCCCCTCAACGGACCGCTCGAGCGGCTGCGCGTGGCCCTCGGCCTGGAGCTGATCGTCAACGCCGCGATGACCCAGCACTCCACGGTCGACGCCGACATGCACGTGCCGGCCGAGGAGCTCGTCCCGACGCTGGTCTCCCTGGCCCGCCACGTCGTCGCCGGCCCCGTCTGAGCGACGCCGCCCGGGCCCCGGTGACCTGGCCGGCCCCGTGGTTCCGCCTCAGACCGGGGAGGCCGGGAAGCGGCCGGCCCAGGGCTGCGCCTCCTCGAGCTGCGCCGCCAGCTGGAGGAGCAGGCCGTCGGTGCCGAGGGCCCCGACCAGCTGGACCCCGAGCGGGAGCCCGTCGGCGGTCCAGTGCAGCGGCAGGCTGATCGCAGGACGACCGGTGAGGTTGGCCAGCTGGGTGTAGGGCACCCACCCGAGGCTCTGCGAGATCAGCTGGTCCAGCACGCCGGAGGCCTGGAGCGCCTTGCCGGCACGCACCTTGGCGATCGCCCGCGAGGCGCGCTGGAGCAGCGGCGGGGTGGTGGTGGAGTCGACCGGGATCGGCGGCTTGGCCAGCGTCGGGGTGAGCAGCAGGTCGTACTCCTCGTGGAAGCCGGCCAGCTTGTGCACGTGGTCGTTGACGTTGGCCATCGAGCGCAGCATCGGCAGCAGGCCGGCCGCGCGACCGAGCTCGGCCAGCGCGAGGGTGTCGGCCTCGAAGTCGCTGTCCGAGGCGCCGAGCCGCGCCTTGGCCTCGGCGACCTGGCCGTGGAGCTGGGCGAACCAGATGGTGAGGAAGTCGCGGGCCAGCGCCTCGTCGTCGTGCGGGGGCGAGACCTCCTCGACCTCGTGGCCCAGCTCGGTGAGCAGGCGCGCCGCCCCCTCGACCGCCGCGACCGCCTCGGGGTCCGGCCGGTCGTTGATCGCCGAGGAGGAGGTGAAGCCGATCCGCAGCCTGCCGGGCCGCTCCCGGATCCGGTCGGCGAACGGGACGTCGTGGGAGGCCCCCAGGTAGGCCTCGGCCGGGTGGGAGCCGACGATGGCGTCCAGCAGGCCGGCGCTGTCGCGCACGGTCCGCGAGACGACGCCCTGCGTCACCATGCCGAACATCGCCTCGCCGGTGTGCGGGCCGTACGGCGTCAGCCCGCGGCTGAGCTTGAGCCCCACCAGGCCGTTGCAGGCCGCCGGGATGCGCACCGAGCCCCCGCCGTCGTTGGCCCCGGCAGCCGGGACGATGCCCGCGGCCACCGCGGCACCGGACCCGCCGGACGAGCCGCCCGGGGTCCGGGTGGTGTCCCACGGGTTGCGCGCCGGGCCGAAGAGCTCGGGCTCGGTGACGCCCTTGGCGCCGAGCTCGGGGGTGTTGGTCTTGCCGAAGACCACCAGCCCGGCGTCGAGGAAGCGCTGCGTGACCAGCGCGTGCCGTCCGGCCACGTCGGCGGCCAGGGCCCGGGAACCGCCGGAGGTGGGGAACCCGGCGTACTCCTGGCCCAGGTCCTTGACCAGGAACGGGACACCGGCGAACGGCCCCTCGAGCGGTCCGGCCGCCCGCTCGTCGGCGACGCCGTCGAGGTCGACCACGACGGCGTTGATCGCGGGGTTGACCTCGTCGCGCCGCCTGCGGGCGAGGTCGAGCAGCTCGACGGCCGTCACCTCGCCGTCGGCGACGAGGGCGGCGAGCGCGGTGGCGTCGTGGGCGAGGTACTCCTCGGGCGTCATGGCTGGAGGCTACGGGCCACCCGAAGGGGCCGGCCCCGGGCCCGGGGCTCAGAGGCCGAACAGGTCCTCGAGCACCTGGGCGACGCCGTCCTCGTCGTGGGGCGGCGCGTGGTGCTCGGTGGCGGCGAGCACGGACCCGTGGGCGTTGGCCATCGCGTAGCCGCGGCCCGCCCACTCCAGCAGCGCGAGGTCGTTGGGCATGTCGCCGAACGCCAGCACGTGCTCGGGGCCGATGCCGTGCTCGGCGCACACGGCTGCGAGGGTCGTCGCCTTGGTGACCCCGGCGGCGCTCATCTCGACCAGCGCACCCACGGACGACCAGGTGGTGGTCACCAGCCCGCCGACCAGCGCCTCGACCCGGGCCCAGAAGCCCGCGGGGTCCAGCTCCTCGTGGCGGGCGAGCAGCTTGGCCACCCCGTCGCCGGCGATCTCCTCCAGGGACGCCACACGGAGGTCGGGCCCGGTCGGCCCCTCCGGGTGGAAGACCGGCTCCTTGCCGAACCCGTCGGCCCGCTCGACGGCGAACGCGGTGCCCGGCACCTCCCGACGTACGACGTCGGCCACCTCGAGCACGACCTCGCGCGGGATCGGGCGCAGCTCGGACACCGCGTGCTGCGCCACGTCGTAGACGATCGCGCCGTTGCTGCAGATCGCCAGCCCGTGGTCGCCGACGTGGGGCCAGAGGGTCTCCATCCAGCGGACCGGACGCCCGGTGACGAACACGACCAGCACCCCGCGGGCCTCGAGGGCCTCGATGACGCGGCGCGTGCGGTCGGTGACCGTGCCGTCGGTGTGGAGGAGCGTGCCGTCGAGGTCGGTCGCGACGAGGCGTACGCCGGCCGGGTCGAACGCGGTCACGCCGGGAACCAGCGCTCGAGCTCGCGAGCGACCCCGTCCGCGTGGACGGTGTCCGTGACGTGGTCGGCGACCGCCTGGACGTCGTCGGAGGCCTGGCCCATCGCGACGCCGCGACCGGCCCACTGCAGCATCTCGATGTCGTTGCGGCCGTCGCCGATCGCCAGCACGTCCTGGGCCGGGACGCCGAGCCGGGCCGCGACGTCGGCGAGACCGCTGGCCTTGGACACGCCCTTGGGGGCCAGGTCGAGCCAGGCCGTCCAGCCGATGAAGTAGCTGATGTCGTGCAGCCCGGCGTCCTCCGCGAGGCGGTGGAAGTCCTCCTCGGAGGACTCGGGGTCCCGGACGATGACGCGCGTCACCGGCTCGGCCACCAGCTCCTCGACGGACTGCAACGTGATCTGGCCGTTGATCTCACCGTCGGGGAAGTGGCGGTTGACCCGGTAGCCGACGCCGACCTCCTCCACCGCCACGAGCACCTGCGGCATCTGGTCGAGGATGCGGCGCACGACGTCGGAGGCGTCGAAGGTCACGGCCTCGAGCACCTCGACGGGAGGATGGGAGAAGACCACCGACCCGTTGGAGGCCACCGCGAGCACCTGGCCGTGGGGGTCGCGGCGGCGCAGGTCGAGCAGCTCCACCACGTGGGTCATGCCGAAGGTGGAGCGGCCGGTGGCCAGGACCACGGGGACGTCGGCGTCGACCGCA
This genomic window from Nocardioides marmoribigeumensis contains:
- a CDS encoding TetR/AcrR family transcriptional regulator, coding for MRQTSAQIDHAILDVAAGIFATHGFAHTSVQQIADAVGYSKPGLLHRFGSKEALHRAVLAEVQETVEEVVALATAHHHHTDQLQLVLDLVTRRALERPGMVQMMLRSFDPVSQEPGIEKVQHAGYRLIDSLDAPLNGPLERLRVALGLELIVNAAMTQHSTVDADMHVPAEELVPTLVSLARHVVAGPV
- a CDS encoding amidase; translated protein: MTPEEYLAHDATALAALVADGEVTAVELLDLARRRRDEVNPAINAVVVDLDGVADERAAGPLEGPFAGVPFLVKDLGQEYAGFPTSGGSRALAADVAGRHALVTQRFLDAGLVVFGKTNTPELGAKGVTEPELFGPARNPWDTTRTPGGSSGGSGAAVAAGIVPAAGANDGGGSVRIPAACNGLVGLKLSRGLTPYGPHTGEAMFGMVTQGVVSRTVRDSAGLLDAIVGSHPAEAYLGASHDVPFADRIRERPGRLRIGFTSSSAINDRPDPEAVAAVEGAARLLTELGHEVEEVSPPHDDEALARDFLTIWFAQLHGQVAEAKARLGASDSDFEADTLALAELGRAAGLLPMLRSMANVNDHVHKLAGFHEEYDLLLTPTLAKPPIPVDSTTTPPLLQRASRAIAKVRAGKALQASGVLDQLISQSLGWVPYTQLANLTGRPAISLPLHWTADGLPLGVQLVGALGTDGLLLQLAAQLEEAQPWAGRFPASPV
- a CDS encoding HAD family hydrolase — encoded protein: MTAFDPAGVRLVATDLDGTLLHTDGTVTDRTRRVIEALEARGVLVVFVTGRPVRWMETLWPHVGDHGLAICSNGAIVYDVAQHAVSELRPIPREVVLEVADVVRREVPGTAFAVERADGFGKEPVFHPEGPTGPDLRVASLEEIAGDGVAKLLARHEELDPAGFWARVEALVGGLVTTTWSSVGALVEMSAAGVTKATTLAAVCAEHGIGPEHVLAFGDMPNDLALLEWAGRGYAMANAHGSVLAATEHHAPPHDEDGVAQVLEDLFGL
- a CDS encoding HAD family hydrolase, with the translated sequence MTWSPRLVALDIDGTLFSAPHGSSVVDETISPAVLQAVARAVDADVPVVLATGRSTFGMTHVVELLDLRRRDPHGQVLAVASNGSVVFSHPPVEVLEAVTFDASDVVRRILDQMPQVLVAVEEVGVGYRVNRHFPDGEINGQITLQSVEELVAEPVTRVIVRDPESSEEDFHRLAEDAGLHDISYFIGWTAWLDLAPKGVSKASGLADVAARLGVPAQDVLAIGDGRNDIEMLQWAGRGVAMGQASDDVQAVADHVTDTVHADGVARELERWFPA